From Afipia carboxidovorans OM5, one genomic window encodes:
- a CDS encoding ABC transporter substrate-binding protein — MKRIQFAQIFAAVMVLGWPLGAQAQAISGKVSVVTSYSKDLTGPIKKAFEKANPGVTLDVQNRNTHAGVKFLEETKSNNQVDLFWASAPDAFEALKAKSLLQVYKPKATGIPEKIGQFPINDPDGYYFGFAASGYGIMWNERYVKANKLPEPKEWQDLAAPAYFDHVSIAAPSRSGTTHLTIETVLQGEGWAKGWGTIREMAGNFREVTERSFGVPDGVNSGQVGYGIVIDFFAFSSQATGFPVKFIYPSVTAIVPANIAVVANAPNKAGAEAFIEFLLSEAGQNLLFDPGIRRLPVNPAVYSKAPKDYPNPFTDPRLNSMVKFDVKKSESRNDVVDALFDQTITFQIADLKQTKKAIDTAATALAKKPNPQGEALLKEARGLMEAMPITEEQASSSEIVGAFSGGKKKEKGVRQAELEQQWATFAKENNAKARAKADEALKLAK, encoded by the coding sequence GTGAAGCGCATTCAGTTTGCTCAGATTTTCGCAGCAGTCATGGTGCTTGGGTGGCCGTTAGGGGCTCAGGCACAGGCGATCTCGGGAAAAGTCAGCGTCGTCACCTCCTACTCGAAGGATCTGACCGGCCCGATCAAGAAGGCTTTCGAGAAGGCGAACCCCGGCGTCACGCTCGACGTGCAGAACCGCAATACCCATGCGGGCGTCAAATTCCTGGAAGAGACCAAGTCCAACAATCAGGTCGATCTGTTCTGGGCCTCTGCGCCGGATGCGTTCGAGGCGCTGAAGGCGAAGTCGCTGCTGCAGGTCTATAAGCCCAAGGCGACCGGAATCCCGGAGAAGATCGGGCAATTCCCGATCAACGATCCCGACGGCTACTATTTCGGTTTCGCCGCGTCGGGCTACGGCATCATGTGGAATGAGCGCTACGTGAAGGCCAACAAGCTGCCCGAGCCGAAGGAGTGGCAGGACCTCGCAGCACCCGCGTATTTCGATCACGTCTCGATCGCGGCTCCGTCGCGCTCCGGCACCACGCATCTCACCATCGAGACGGTGTTGCAGGGCGAGGGCTGGGCCAAGGGATGGGGCACTATCCGCGAGATGGCCGGCAACTTCCGTGAAGTCACCGAGCGTTCGTTTGGCGTGCCGGATGGCGTGAACTCCGGTCAGGTCGGCTACGGCATCGTCATCGACTTCTTCGCCTTCTCCTCGCAGGCGACGGGCTTCCCGGTGAAATTCATCTATCCGAGCGTGACGGCGATCGTCCCGGCCAACATTGCGGTCGTCGCGAATGCGCCGAACAAGGCGGGCGCCGAAGCCTTTATCGAATTCCTGCTGTCGGAAGCCGGGCAGAACCTGTTGTTCGATCCGGGCATCCGCCGCCTGCCGGTCAACCCGGCGGTCTACAGCAAGGCTCCGAAGGACTATCCGAACCCCTTCACCGATCCGCGCCTGAACTCGATGGTGAAGTTCGACGTCAAGAAATCGGAATCGCGCAACGACGTGGTCGATGCGCTGTTCGACCAGACCATTACCTTCCAGATCGCCGATCTGAAACAAACCAAGAAGGCGATCGACACTGCCGCTACGGCGCTTGCGAAAAAGCCGAACCCGCAGGGCGAGGCGCTTCTGAAGGAGGCGCGCGGCCTGATGGAAGCGATGCCGATCACCGAGGAACAGGCATCGTCCTCCGAGATCGTCGGTGCATTCTCCGGCGGCAAGAAGAAGGAGAAGGGCGTGCGGCAGGCCGAGCTCGAGCAGCAATGGGCGACCTTTGCAAAGGAGAACAATGCAAAGGCCCGCGCCAAGGCGGATGAAGCCCTGAAGCTTGCCAAATAA
- a CDS encoding ABC transporter permease, which translates to MTAVGLQQERRGTFLSRAFSGTSWGQASIALLILAFLICFLVWPVATVIWVAFTEKGTGAFTLANFVDFARTDLFIRSFWNSFYVSAMAVVGASILALPLAYFTSRFTFRGAGVIQILGFLPLIMPPFVGAVALQLFFGRNGTVNLLLDDWLGFKLGFMEGLNGVIFVQSIHYFPFILINLSAALRNVDRSMEEAAQNLGSHGLRLFRRIVFPLALPGYVAGASLVFVKVFDDLATPLLLNVKDMLAPQAYLRVTSIGIADPMGYVISVVLIVASVASMWVSSLATRNVDYATTQRGGGGIAKRKLRPLEMALAYLLLTVIILLVLAPHFGLVLLSFATIWSFSPLPDGYTTAHYARVFGESSIYIKNTLLYASLAGLIDIVIGTAISYLVLRSKLMGARGLDLLAMAALAIPGVVLGIGYLRAFYGIPLWDGTPLAAFWIVIVIALAIRRLPYALRACYAALQQISASLEEAAENLGATKASTVRRIVVPLMTGGIMAGFITSFATAAVELSATLMLVQANEDAPLAYGLYVFMQSASGRGAGAALGVIAVVIVAISTVASQYVIERERRTKTGHLS; encoded by the coding sequence ATGACCGCCGTCGGCTTACAACAGGAACGGCGCGGGACATTCCTGTCCCGTGCCTTCAGTGGCACGTCGTGGGGTCAGGCCAGCATTGCGCTCCTGATCCTCGCGTTTCTGATCTGCTTCCTGGTCTGGCCGGTCGCAACCGTCATCTGGGTCGCCTTCACCGAAAAGGGCACCGGCGCGTTCACGCTGGCGAACTTCGTCGATTTCGCGCGGACCGATCTGTTCATCCGCTCGTTCTGGAATTCGTTCTACGTCTCGGCGATGGCGGTCGTCGGCGCATCGATCCTCGCGCTGCCGCTCGCCTACTTCACCTCGCGCTTCACGTTCCGTGGTGCGGGCGTGATCCAGATCCTCGGTTTTCTGCCGCTGATCATGCCGCCCTTCGTCGGCGCTGTGGCGCTGCAACTGTTCTTCGGCCGCAACGGCACCGTGAACCTGCTGCTGGACGACTGGCTCGGCTTCAAGCTCGGCTTCATGGAAGGGCTGAACGGCGTCATCTTCGTTCAGTCGATCCATTATTTCCCGTTCATCCTCATCAATCTCTCCGCGGCGCTGCGAAACGTCGATCGCTCGATGGAGGAGGCGGCACAGAATCTCGGCTCGCACGGGTTGCGGCTGTTCCGGCGCATCGTGTTTCCGTTGGCGCTGCCGGGTTATGTCGCCGGCGCCTCGCTCGTGTTCGTGAAAGTGTTCGACGATCTCGCGACGCCGCTTCTTCTCAATGTGAAAGATATGCTTGCGCCGCAGGCCTATCTGCGCGTCACCTCGATCGGTATCGCCGACCCGATGGGCTATGTGATTTCCGTCGTGCTAATCGTCGCATCGGTCGCCTCGATGTGGGTGTCGTCGCTTGCGACCCGCAACGTCGATTACGCCACCACCCAGCGTGGCGGCGGTGGCATCGCCAAGCGGAAGCTGCGGCCGCTGGAAATGGCGCTCGCCTATCTGCTGCTGACGGTGATCATCCTGCTGGTGCTGGCACCGCATTTCGGTCTGGTGTTGTTGTCGTTTGCGACGATCTGGTCGTTCTCGCCGCTGCCCGACGGCTACACCACGGCGCACTACGCGCGCGTGTTCGGCGAAAGCTCGATCTACATCAAGAACACGCTGCTCTATGCCTCGCTCGCGGGCCTGATCGATATCGTGATCGGCACCGCGATCTCCTATCTGGTGTTGCGCTCGAAACTGATGGGTGCGCGGGGGCTCGATCTGCTGGCGATGGCGGCGCTCGCCATTCCCGGCGTCGTGCTCGGCATCGGCTATCTGCGCGCGTTCTACGGCATTCCGCTATGGGATGGCACGCCGCTCGCCGCGTTCTGGATCGTGATCGTGATCGCATTGGCGATCCGCCGCCTGCCTTATGCGTTGCGCGCGTGCTACGCGGCGCTCCAGCAGATTTCGGCCTCACTCGAGGAGGCGGCGGAAAACCTCGGCGCGACCAAGGCCTCCACCGTGCGCCGCATCGTCGTGCCGCTGATGACCGGCGGCATCATGGCGGGCTTCATCACGAGTTTCGCAACAGCGGCGGTCGAGCTCTCCGCCACGCTGATGCTGGTGCAGGCGAACGAGGATGCGCCGCTCGCCTATGGCCTCTACGTCTTCATGCAGTCGGCCTCGGGTCGCGGGGCAGGCGCGGCGCTTGGCGTCATCGCCGTCGTCATTGTGGCAATCTCCACGGTCGCGTCGCAATATGTCATCGAGCGCGAGCGCCGCACGAAGACCGGCCACCTTTCGTAA
- a CDS encoding ABC transporter ATP-binding protein: MADTITQSQIADPQAGKPQGLAVKAVDLKIDNVSAAYGDNVVLDGINLDIRPGELFALLGPSGCGKTTLLRLIAGFADARQGVVLVDGKDISRLPPWKRDVGMVFQSYALWPHMTVGDNVAFGLRERRLPRAEIKRRVEAALTFVGLTSQIDRRPSQLSGGQQQRVALARTIAIEPKILLLDEPLSNLDAKLRVQVRRELRALQKSLGLTTVIVTHDQEEANTICDRVAVMNEGKVQQVGTPTELYEHPANLFVAQFLGTANVIEGKFTGAGYQSDLGIILPVPRGLAVTPGMKPVFRPQDTQLALKGQSEPGGPTMPGEIVEREFLGSTVRYGVKAGASHIWIDAPFRSGASLMEIGSAVEVTVPVDRLLWLA; this comes from the coding sequence TTGGCAGATACCATCACCCAGTCCCAGATCGCCGATCCTCAGGCGGGCAAGCCGCAAGGGCTGGCCGTCAAGGCGGTCGATCTCAAGATCGACAATGTCAGCGCGGCCTATGGCGACAATGTCGTTCTTGACGGCATCAATCTCGACATCCGGCCGGGCGAACTGTTCGCGCTGCTCGGCCCCTCCGGCTGCGGCAAGACCACCTTGCTGCGACTGATCGCGGGCTTTGCCGATGCGCGGCAGGGCGTCGTTCTGGTGGACGGCAAGGACATCTCGCGGCTGCCGCCATGGAAGCGCGATGTCGGCATGGTGTTCCAGTCCTACGCGCTGTGGCCGCATATGACCGTCGGCGACAACGTCGCGTTCGGCCTGCGCGAGCGGCGGTTGCCGCGCGCCGAGATCAAGCGGCGGGTCGAGGCAGCACTGACCTTCGTCGGGCTGACGAGCCAGATCGACCGCCGCCCGTCGCAACTCTCGGGCGGGCAGCAGCAGCGCGTGGCGCTGGCGCGGACCATCGCCATCGAGCCGAAGATTCTGTTGCTCGACGAGCCGCTGTCGAATCTGGATGCGAAATTGCGCGTGCAGGTGCGCCGCGAATTGCGTGCGCTGCAGAAGTCGCTCGGCCTCACCACCGTGATCGTGACGCACGATCAGGAGGAGGCGAATACGATCTGCGATCGCGTCGCTGTGATGAACGAGGGTAAGGTGCAGCAGGTCGGCACGCCGACCGAGCTCTACGAACACCCGGCCAACCTGTTCGTCGCGCAGTTTCTCGGAACGGCAAACGTCATCGAAGGCAAGTTCACCGGTGCCGGATACCAGTCCGACCTCGGCATCATCCTGCCGGTCCCGCGCGGGCTTGCGGTGACGCCGGGCATGAAGCCGGTGTTCCGCCCGCAGGACACGCAACTTGCGCTGAAGGGGCAATCCGAACCGGGCGGCCCCACAATGCCGGGCGAGATCGTGGAACGGGAATTCCTCGGCAGCACGGTGCGCTACGGCGTGAAGGCGGGCGCGAGCCACATCTGGATCGACGCGCCATTCCGCTCCGGCGCATCGCTGATGGAGATCGGCTCGGCGGTCGAGGTGACGGTGCCGGTCGACCGGCTGCTCTGGCTCGCGTGA
- a CDS encoding multicopper oxidase family protein, producing the protein MPFRHLTTMRRRSFLTGSAALAAAATLPRAAFAQMPAVKEFKLTAAQGRTSFAADVIPSTEVWEYNGQVPGPEIRVKQGERVRIVVKNGLAEETTVHWHGLRLPNAMDGVPHLTQKPIATGDSFTYEFDCVDAGTFWYHPHSRSSVQVGRGLSGPFIVEEREPIAVDRDITWALNDWRLLKDASISNDFGNMHDMSHAGRIGNFITVNGISPETFEVRSGERIRLRLINTSNARIFGLTFEGHAPTIVAMDGHPVTPHAPEKGQVVIGPAMRVDLVIDMTAAPGSRFKVMDSFYQQQEFRLFHMVYADKPLRAEPRTDAIALPHNPVPEPDLATAQRHDVVLGGGMMGQMASAQVGGETMDIRTMLRHGLIWAINGVASTEHVHEPMATLKRGTSHILAMENETAWWHPMHLHGHAFRVLSRNGVPTRHREWRDTVLVAPRERVEVAFVADNPGDWMFHCHVLEHQAGGMMGTVRVI; encoded by the coding sequence ATGCCGTTCCGTCACCTGACCACTATGCGCCGCCGCTCGTTCCTCACCGGCAGCGCCGCCCTTGCCGCAGCCGCGACGCTGCCGCGCGCGGCGTTCGCGCAGATGCCGGCAGTGAAGGAATTCAAACTGACGGCCGCGCAGGGCAGAACCTCATTCGCCGCCGACGTCATCCCGTCAACCGAGGTGTGGGAGTATAACGGGCAGGTGCCGGGGCCTGAGATCCGCGTCAAGCAGGGCGAGCGTGTCCGCATCGTCGTGAAGAACGGGTTGGCGGAGGAGACCACCGTGCATTGGCATGGGCTGCGGCTGCCGAACGCGATGGACGGCGTTCCGCATCTCACCCAGAAGCCGATCGCAACCGGCGACAGCTTCACCTACGAGTTCGATTGCGTCGATGCCGGGACGTTCTGGTATCACCCGCATTCGCGCAGCTCGGTGCAGGTCGGCCGCGGCCTCTCCGGTCCGTTCATCGTCGAGGAGCGTGAGCCGATCGCGGTCGATCGCGATATCACCTGGGCGCTCAACGACTGGCGCCTTCTCAAGGATGCCTCGATCAGCAACGATTTCGGCAACATGCATGATATGAGTCATGCGGGCCGCATCGGCAATTTCATCACCGTCAACGGCATCTCGCCGGAGACGTTCGAGGTGCGAAGCGGCGAGCGCATCCGGCTGCGGCTCATCAACACGTCAAACGCGCGCATCTTCGGCCTCACCTTCGAGGGCCATGCGCCGACCATCGTGGCGATGGATGGCCATCCGGTTACGCCGCATGCGCCGGAAAAGGGGCAGGTCGTGATCGGGCCGGCGATGCGCGTCGATCTCGTGATCGATATGACCGCCGCGCCGGGCAGCCGCTTCAAGGTGATGGACTCGTTTTACCAGCAGCAGGAATTCCGGCTGTTTCACATGGTCTACGCCGACAAGCCGCTGCGCGCCGAGCCGCGCACCGATGCGATCGCGCTTCCACATAACCCGGTGCCCGAGCCGGACCTCGCCACGGCGCAACGCCATGACGTGGTGCTGGGCGGCGGCATGATGGGGCAGATGGCTTCGGCACAAGTCGGCGGCGAGACGATGGATATCCGCACCATGCTGCGGCATGGGCTGATCTGGGCAATCAACGGCGTGGCCTCGACCGAGCATGTGCATGAGCCGATGGCGACGCTGAAGCGCGGCACCTCGCATATCCTTGCCATGGAAAACGAGACGGCGTGGTGGCACCCGATGCACCTTCACGGCCATGCGTTCCGCGTGCTGAGCCGCAACGGCGTGCCGACTAGGCATCGCGAGTGGCGGGACACGGTGTTGGTCGCGCCGCGCGAGCGTGTCGAGGTGGCGTTCGTCGCCGATAACCCCGGTGACTGGATGTTTCACTGCCATGTGCTCGAGCATCAGGCCGGCGGTATGATGGGCACGGTGCGCGTCATCTGA
- a CDS encoding FABP family protein: MTKVTGPQKLGPLTPLVGEWEGDVGVDLSYHNKDDITGETTYFEKAWFKPIPVQENGRQELWGLHYGMTAWRHGEEAMDPFHDELGFLLWDKTNCEVMRTVVFGRGIAILAGSSAKLGDKVLTFDAKPGAPHYGILQNKYLLERAEIRDFKSTFTINDDGTFSYTSDLLLKLAATGEEMHHTDKNTLRRVKRYHPSVEHA, translated from the coding sequence ATGACGAAAGTAACCGGACCCCAGAAACTGGGGCCGCTGACGCCGCTTGTCGGCGAATGGGAAGGCGATGTCGGGGTCGATCTGTCGTACCACAACAAGGACGACATCACGGGCGAGACCACCTATTTCGAGAAGGCCTGGTTCAAGCCGATTCCGGTGCAGGAAAACGGCCGTCAGGAGCTATGGGGCCTGCACTACGGCATGACCGCATGGCGCCATGGCGAGGAAGCGATGGACCCGTTCCACGACGAGCTCGGCTTCCTGTTGTGGGACAAGACAAACTGCGAGGTGATGCGCACCGTGGTGTTCGGCCGCGGTATCGCAATTCTCGCCGGCAGCAGCGCCAAACTCGGCGACAAGGTTTTGACGTTCGATGCAAAGCCCGGCGCGCCGCACTACGGCATCCTGCAGAATAAATATTTGCTGGAGCGCGCGGAAATCCGCGACTTCAAGAGCACCTTCACCATCAACGATGACGGCACCTTCAGCTACACGTCCGATCTTCTCCTGAAGCTCGCGGCGACCGGCGAGGAGATGCACCACACCGACAAGAACACGCTTCGTCGCGTCAAGCGCTATCACCCGAGCGTCGAACACGCCTGA
- a CDS encoding MerR family transcriptional regulator: protein MNLSIGELSQRTDVKVPTIRYYERIGLLPQPPRTQGQQRRFGNDAVARLTFIRHARELGFDLDAIRTLLLLQDDPDQPCAVADEIAKARLVEVEKRIAALTSLKAELSRMIAECACGRVAECRIIETLADGSHDHGPLAKG from the coding sequence ATGAATCTTTCGATCGGCGAACTGTCGCAGCGGACTGACGTCAAGGTGCCGACCATCCGCTATTACGAGCGGATCGGCCTTTTGCCCCAACCGCCCCGCACCCAAGGCCAGCAACGGCGCTTCGGCAACGACGCCGTGGCCCGCCTCACCTTCATTCGTCATGCGCGCGAGTTGGGCTTTGACCTCGACGCCATTCGCACGCTCCTGCTTCTTCAGGACGATCCGGATCAGCCTTGTGCCGTGGCCGATGAGATCGCGAAGGCGCGTCTGGTGGAGGTTGAAAAGCGCATCGCGGCGCTCACGAGTTTGAAGGCGGAGCTATCCCGGATGATCGCGGAATGTGCATGCGGCCGGGTGGCCGAATGCCGGATCATCGAAACGCTGGCCGATGGAAGCCATGACCATGGCCCACTGGCCAAGGGCTAA
- a CDS encoding cation transporter yields MADHCCNDQASACCAPPPLNLPKQHAGQQHRDTCGCSEGVPVFDGMDARYKRVLWIVISINGAMFFTEMIAGRMAQSQALQADALDFLGDTVTYGLSLAVIGASLRARATAALFKGLSLSVMGLWVFGSTIYRTLVVGMPSAEVMGAIAFLALAANLASVLLLMRYKDGDANVRSVWLCSRNDAIGNVAVMGAALGVWGTATAWPDLIVAGLMAGIFLTSSAQILRQAWREYREGGQPSSVAAE; encoded by the coding sequence ATGGCCGATCACTGCTGCAATGACCAGGCGAGCGCCTGCTGCGCCCCGCCGCCATTGAACCTTCCGAAGCAGCATGCGGGGCAGCAACATCGCGACACATGCGGGTGCTCCGAAGGCGTGCCGGTCTTCGACGGCATGGACGCGCGCTACAAACGCGTGCTCTGGATCGTGATTTCCATCAACGGTGCGATGTTCTTCACCGAGATGATCGCGGGCCGGATGGCGCAGTCACAGGCGCTGCAAGCCGACGCGCTGGATTTTCTCGGCGATACGGTCACCTATGGCCTCAGCCTCGCGGTCATTGGCGCATCGTTGCGCGCGCGTGCAACGGCCGCGCTGTTCAAGGGACTGTCGCTGAGCGTGATGGGTCTCTGGGTGTTCGGCTCCACGATCTACCGGACACTCGTGGTCGGCATGCCGAGCGCCGAAGTGATGGGGGCGATCGCGTTCCTGGCGCTTGCCGCCAATCTCGCATCGGTGTTGCTGCTGATGCGCTACAAAGACGGCGACGCCAATGTGCGCTCCGTCTGGCTTTGCTCGCGCAATGACGCCATCGGCAACGTGGCGGTGATGGGCGCGGCACTCGGCGTGTGGGGAACGGCGACGGCCTGGCCCGATCTCATCGTTGCCGGGCTCATGGCAGGAATTTTCCTGACCTCATCGGCGCAGATTTTGCGACAGGCGTGGCGCGAATATCGCGAGGGCGGGCAGCCAAGCTCCGTGGCGGCGGAGTGA
- a CDS encoding YdeI/OmpD-associated family protein has translation MANAFPHGTVHRAREDLQAALRTDEKVFALWESLTPLGRNEFICWVDDAKQAKTRQRRIERTCEELLEGKKRPCCWAGCIHRTDKAPSRWQQAVLIDGKRKKGRKPA, from the coding sequence ATGGCGAATGCTTTTCCACATGGCACCGTCCACAGAGCACGCGAAGATCTTCAAGCCGCCTTGCGAACTGATGAGAAAGTCTTTGCGCTGTGGGAGAGCCTGACGCCGCTTGGCCGTAACGAGTTCATCTGCTGGGTGGACGACGCAAAGCAAGCAAAGACGCGCCAGCGCCGCATCGAGCGGACCTGTGAGGAATTGCTGGAGGGCAAGAAGCGCCCCTGCTGCTGGGCGGGCTGCATTCATCGCACCGACAAGGCGCCCAGCCGATGGCAGCAGGCCGTCTTGATTGATGGGAAGAGGAAGAAAGGCCGCAAACCGGCCTGA